The Balaenoptera acutorostrata chromosome 6, mBalAcu1.1, whole genome shotgun sequence genome includes the window CGCCCCGTCGTCGCCACCGCCCCTCGGGGGCCGAACGCCCCGGGGCTCCTCCCCTGGCCCGCGGGGCCGCACGGGCGGctgcagcagcggcggcggctcGCCGGCCTCCAGGCCGCGGCCCTCACGCTCCGCGCCGTCCGGAGCGCCAGTGTCCCCTCCGTCGCGGCGCTTGCTGGGCGAAACCAAAGGCTCAGTCATACCCCCTGCGTCGATTTTACGCTTTCGGGGCAGCTCCGGGACGCCGAGGGGCTGCTCGGCATGCGAGGCCCCCGGCGGCGGGATCCAGAGCGGTGGCCGCGGCGGCTCCTCAGGAAAGTCGCAGAGCAGGAGCCGCTTCCAAGGCACGTGGAACGTCAGGGGCTCGGCCGCACGCCGCTTGGCCATGGGCCCCGAAGGCTCGGGCGGAGCCCGCCGGGCGCGGGAGGCCGAGCGCCGATAGCTGTGGGGGCGGAGAGCGAGGGCGGAGCGTGCAGAGCGCTAGGAAGGGCGAGGACCGAGTCCGGGCGAGGGTGCGGCTGGAAGGTGCAGagggcggagggggcggggcagCCGGTGCGGCCCAGCCCGCGCACGCTGCCCTCGCCACCGCCGAGGTGCGGCCGGACGCTGAGGAGCAACGAAGCGGCGGAGATTCGAACCTGCGCACAAATGTGCGCGCACGCACTCGCGCCGGCGAGGCGGAGCCTTTGGTTGGTGGAGGCTCGCGGGGCGAGCTCCCGAGCGCCCCTGCGGCCGGAAGTGCGCGCCCCGGGGCGAGGCGGGAAGGCTGCGGCGGGTTTATTAAAGGCCGAGTGGTGGTGTCCTTGGAGGGTGTGATTTTTCCTCAGGTACGGGGAGAGGGGTGTGCAAATCCCGAGCTTAAAGTGTATATGTTAATATTCCCTTCCTTGAGTCAGTGGTCGCCGGGACGTCCCCCGGAGG containing:
- the C6H9orf40 gene encoding uncharacterized protein C9orf40 homolog; this translates as MAKRRAAEPLTFHVPWKRLLLCDFPEEPPRPPLWIPPPGASHAEQPLGVPELPRKRKIDAGGMTEPLVSPSKRRDGGDTGAPDGAEREGRGLEAGEPPPLLQPPVRPRGPGEEPRGVRPPRGGGDDGAERAESLRGDWGAAPRQLDEEFWQYNTFQYWRNPLPPIDLADIEDVSEDNLTETTLQDKNEVVEIDMES